A portion of the Paenibacillus marchantiae genome contains these proteins:
- a CDS encoding adenine phosphoribosyltransferase translates to MDFKDYIRVIPDFPQPGISFKDITTLLKDGEMYRKAINELKVMVSDLKIDVIAGPEARGFVVGAPLAYALGVGFAPIRKSGKLPGETIEVGYDLEYGKDTLAMHTDAIEKGQNVLIADDLLATGGTIATSINLIEQLGGKIVGAAFLIELSDLNGRAKLPGIDVFTLMNY, encoded by the coding sequence TTGGATTTTAAAGATTATATTCGTGTCATTCCTGACTTTCCACAACCGGGAATCAGCTTCAAAGACATTACGACATTGTTGAAGGATGGAGAAATGTACCGCAAGGCGATCAATGAGCTGAAAGTAATGGTTTCGGATCTCAAAATTGACGTTATTGCCGGACCTGAAGCACGTGGATTCGTTGTGGGCGCTCCTCTGGCGTACGCTCTGGGTGTCGGTTTTGCTCCGATCCGTAAAAGCGGAAAATTGCCTGGAGAGACGATCGAAGTCGGTTATGATCTTGAATATGGCAAAGATACGCTTGCTATGCATACAGATGCGATCGAAAAAGGACAAAATGTCCTGATTGCGGATGATCTGCTGGCGACAGGCGGAACTATTGCTACCTCCATTAACCTGATTGAACAATTGGGTGGCAAGATTGTAGGTGCAGCATTCCTCATTGAGCTGTCTGATTTGAATGGACGTGCAAAATTGCCAGGAATTGATGTATTTACATTGATGAACTACTAG
- a CDS encoding RelA/SpoT family protein translates to MGIEQLLEKAGAYIKEPDLVRIREAYEFADQAHHGQTRKSGEPYILHPLAVADIVVNMQMDTISIIAALLHDVVEDTTVSLEEIRNHFGNTCAMLVDGLTKLERIQFRSKEEQQNENYRKMFIAMAQDIRVIVIKLADRLHNMRTLKFQSEESQRRISYETLEIFCPIANRLGISAIKWEMEDIALRYLNPQQYYRIANLMHKKRAEREQYIDTVMDGITSKLDEMGIQADLSGRPKHIYSVFKKMTTKNKQFNEIYDLLAIRIIVDNIKDCYATLGIIHTLWKPMPGRFKDYIAMPKANMYQSLHTTVVGPNGEPTEVQIRTWDMHRTAEFGIAAHWAYKEGAANGNGNNFEDKITFFREILELQNEAQDASEFVESLKMDFFSDLVFVFTPKGEVIELPTGSVPLDFAYRIHTEVGNRTIGAKVNGRIVPLDYHLKTGDIIEILTSKHSYGPSQDWLKIAKSSHARAKIKQWFKKERREENVEKGRDSCERELKRMGLDPSAWMTDDKLQEAAKKYAFNDIEDMLAAVGFGGITAAQIVTKATEKLRKEQEESSLLELNSEMRELKPAPERKNRPTNGIRVKGIDNLLVRFARCCNPVPGDAIIGYVTRGRGVSVHRTDCPNIPSSTDGEEAARVIEVEWEENIEANYSVDIEITGHDRNGLLNEVLQAVSESKTNISAVTGRTDKNKLALVHVTILIRNTEHLHSVVERIKRVKDVYSVHRIMQ, encoded by the coding sequence ATGGGCATAGAGCAATTACTCGAGAAGGCCGGGGCATATATCAAAGAACCCGATCTGGTGCGCATACGTGAAGCTTACGAATTTGCTGATCAGGCCCACCATGGACAGACGCGAAAATCGGGAGAACCGTATATTCTGCATCCGCTTGCGGTTGCCGATATTGTTGTAAACATGCAGATGGACACCATCTCCATAATTGCAGCGCTTCTTCATGATGTAGTAGAGGATACTACGGTTTCACTTGAAGAAATCCGCAATCATTTCGGCAATACGTGTGCCATGCTTGTTGACGGCTTGACGAAGCTGGAACGTATTCAGTTTCGCTCCAAGGAAGAACAGCAGAACGAGAACTACCGCAAAATGTTCATCGCCATGGCGCAGGACATCCGTGTCATCGTGATCAAATTGGCTGACCGTCTGCATAATATGCGGACACTCAAGTTTCAGTCGGAAGAAAGCCAGCGCCGGATTTCATATGAAACGTTGGAGATTTTCTGTCCGATTGCGAACCGTCTGGGTATCTCTGCGATCAAATGGGAAATGGAGGACATCGCCCTCCGTTATTTGAATCCGCAGCAATATTATCGAATTGCAAACCTGATGCACAAAAAGCGTGCGGAACGTGAGCAATATATTGATACGGTTATGGACGGTATTACGAGCAAGCTGGATGAGATGGGAATTCAGGCAGATCTGTCGGGTCGTCCTAAGCACATCTACAGCGTGTTCAAAAAAATGACAACGAAAAACAAACAGTTTAACGAGATTTATGATCTGCTTGCGATTCGTATTATTGTGGATAACATCAAGGACTGTTATGCTACCCTCGGAATTATACACACGTTATGGAAACCGATGCCTGGACGTTTCAAGGACTATATCGCGATGCCGAAGGCGAATATGTATCAATCGCTGCATACCACGGTGGTAGGTCCGAATGGGGAACCGACTGAAGTTCAAATTCGGACATGGGATATGCACCGCACCGCTGAATTCGGTATTGCTGCCCACTGGGCCTACAAGGAAGGCGCTGCGAACGGAAACGGAAATAATTTTGAAGATAAAATTACGTTTTTCCGCGAGATTCTTGAACTTCAAAATGAAGCGCAGGATGCGTCTGAATTTGTAGAATCGCTTAAAATGGATTTCTTCTCGGATCTGGTGTTTGTATTCACGCCAAAAGGTGAAGTTATCGAACTGCCTACTGGATCTGTTCCATTGGATTTTGCATATAGAATCCATACAGAGGTGGGTAACCGGACGATTGGTGCCAAAGTAAATGGTCGTATCGTTCCACTCGATTATCATCTCAAAACAGGTGATATCATTGAAATTTTGACGTCCAAACATTCTTACGGACCGAGCCAGGACTGGCTTAAAATTGCAAAATCCTCTCACGCACGAGCGAAGATCAAGCAATGGTTCAAGAAGGAACGACGGGAAGAAAACGTTGAAAAAGGACGCGACAGTTGTGAACGTGAACTTAAGCGCATGGGACTTGATCCATCTGCTTGGATGACGGACGATAAGTTGCAGGAAGCAGCCAAAAAGTATGCCTTTAATGATATTGAGGATATGCTCGCAGCTGTTGGATTCGGTGGCATTACGGCTGCACAGATCGTGACCAAAGCAACGGAGAAACTTCGCAAGGAGCAGGAAGAATCCAGCTTGCTTGAGCTGAACTCCGAGATGCGTGAGCTGAAGCCTGCACCTGAGCGCAAAAACCGTCCGACGAATGGCATCCGTGTCAAAGGTATAGACAATTTGCTTGTACGTTTTGCGCGCTGCTGTAACCCTGTACCAGGGGATGCTATTATCGGGTATGTTACACGTGGACGTGGGGTTTCGGTGCATCGAACGGACTGTCCAAATATCCCGTCCAGTACGGATGGGGAAGAAGCAGCTCGCGTCATTGAAGTCGAGTGGGAAGAGAATATTGAAGCCAACTACAGTGTGGATATTGAGATTACGGGCCATGATCGCAACGGCTTGCTCAATGAAGTGCTTCAGGCTGTTTCGGAAAGTAAAACCAATATATCTGCCGTCACCGGACGTACAGATAAAAATAAATTAGCATTGGTGCATGTCACAATTCTGATTCGTAATACGGAGCATCTGCATTCGGTTGTGGAACGGATCAAACGAGTGAAAGATGTCTATTCTGTGCATCGAATTATGCAGTAA
- a CDS encoding type 1 glutamine amidotransferase domain-containing protein encodes MSKVAFLLANDFEDSEMQVPYDEVKKAGHDVEIIGLKAGETLKGKGGKASYTSDKAIAEVSASDYDAVVIPGGSSPENLRTDAHILKFVTEINSAKKPIAAICHGPQILASANLLKGRTITAYPPLKDDMVNAGAEFKDHEAVVDGNYITSRTPADEPAFVRELLKVI; translated from the coding sequence ATGAGTAAAGTTGCTTTTTTATTGGCGAATGATTTTGAAGATTCGGAAATGCAGGTTCCATATGATGAGGTGAAAAAAGCCGGACACGACGTGGAAATTATCGGCTTGAAAGCAGGAGAGACGCTGAAAGGTAAAGGTGGTAAAGCCTCCTATACTTCGGACAAAGCGATCGCTGAGGTCTCGGCTTCGGATTACGACGCAGTTGTCATTCCTGGTGGATCTTCTCCTGAAAATTTGCGTACAGACGCACATATCCTGAAATTCGTAACGGAGATCAACAGTGCGAAGAAACCTATCGCGGCGATCTGCCACGGTCCGCAAATTCTGGCAAGTGCGAATCTGTTGAAAGGCCGTACGATTACAGCCTATCCTCCGCTCAAGGATGATATGGTGAACGCTGGGGCAGAATTCAAGGATCATGAAGCTGTTGTAGATGGAAATTATATTACATCCCGTACGCCTGCCGATGAACCGGCATTTGTCCGCGAGTTGTTAAAAGTCATTTAA
- the dtd gene encoding D-aminoacyl-tRNA deacylase, with product MRVLVQRCKEAQVTVGEELTGRIESGLMLLVGITHEDTEKDVIYLADKIAGLRIFEDEQEKMNLSLIDVGGAVLSVSQFTLYGDCRKGKRPSFAAAARPEAAELLYETFNQLLRDKGIQVETGRFGAMMDVTFTNWGPVTLMLESPIRQETHA from the coding sequence ATGAGGGTGCTTGTACAACGCTGTAAAGAGGCTCAGGTGACCGTTGGAGAAGAACTGACGGGAAGAATTGAATCCGGATTGATGTTGCTCGTGGGAATTACACATGAGGACACGGAGAAGGATGTCATATATTTGGCAGACAAAATCGCTGGACTTCGTATCTTTGAAGATGAGCAGGAAAAGATGAATCTCAGTCTGATTGATGTGGGCGGGGCTGTATTATCTGTATCACAATTTACATTGTACGGAGATTGTCGCAAAGGAAAACGCCCAAGCTTTGCAGCTGCAGCCAGACCTGAAGCGGCAGAATTGTTGTATGAAACGTTTAATCAGCTGTTACGTGATAAAGGAATTCAGGTGGAAACCGGGCGTTTCGGAGCGATGATGGATGTGACTTTCACGAATTGGGGACCGGTGACTTTAATGCTCGAAAGCCCTATTCGTCAAGAAACGCATGCATAA
- the hisS gene encoding histidine--tRNA ligase, with the protein MAFQKPTGTQDLLPGVVEKWQFVEEKARDLCRRYNYREIRTPIFEQTSLFVRGVGETTDIVEKEMYTFNDKGDRSMTLRPEGTAGVVRAYVENKIYGEPDVSKLYYIGPMFRYERPQAGRQRQFHQFGVEAIGALDPAIDAEVIALGYQLCVELGLKDVKVEINSVGNPTSRAEYREKLLGFLRPMKDSLCKDCQSRMERNPLRVLDCKVDQDKFVGAPSILDSLDEESLNHFAKLKEYLDDFGVDYAVNNRLVRGLDYYTLTAFELKAQGIGAIDTVGGGGRYNGLVGDIGGPDQPGIGFGIGLERIQLILEHQNIDVSSLAPLDVYFVALGEAADREVNRQLFKLRQSGLSGERDYLGRKMKAQMKSADRFKARYTAILGDDELERGEIALKSMDTGEQQTVKLDDLVSAIRGSK; encoded by the coding sequence ATGGCTTTTCAAAAACCGACTGGAACGCAAGACTTGCTGCCTGGTGTTGTGGAAAAGTGGCAGTTCGTAGAGGAAAAAGCGCGTGATCTGTGTCGCCGTTATAATTACCGCGAGATTCGCACACCGATCTTCGAACAGACTTCTTTATTTGTACGTGGAGTTGGGGAAACAACCGATATTGTTGAAAAAGAAATGTACACCTTCAATGATAAAGGCGACCGCAGCATGACCCTTCGTCCGGAGGGTACAGCGGGTGTTGTACGCGCTTATGTGGAAAATAAAATTTATGGCGAACCGGATGTGAGCAAGCTCTATTACATCGGTCCGATGTTCCGTTATGAACGTCCGCAAGCAGGTCGCCAGCGTCAGTTCCACCAGTTCGGTGTAGAAGCTATCGGAGCCCTTGATCCAGCGATTGATGCTGAAGTCATTGCGCTTGGGTATCAACTGTGTGTAGAACTGGGATTGAAAGATGTCAAAGTCGAGATCAACTCGGTGGGTAACCCAACTAGCCGTGCAGAATATCGCGAAAAATTGCTTGGATTCCTCAGACCGATGAAGGACAGCCTGTGCAAGGACTGCCAATCCCGGATGGAACGTAATCCATTGCGTGTGCTCGACTGCAAAGTTGATCAGGACAAATTCGTAGGGGCACCGTCCATACTGGATAGTCTGGATGAAGAATCATTGAACCACTTTGCTAAGCTGAAAGAGTATCTGGATGATTTTGGCGTAGATTACGCGGTGAACAATCGTCTGGTGCGCGGCTTGGATTACTACACATTGACTGCTTTTGAACTGAAAGCCCAAGGTATTGGGGCGATTGATACAGTCGGCGGTGGCGGCAGATACAATGGCCTCGTTGGAGATATCGGTGGACCGGATCAGCCTGGTATTGGTTTCGGTATTGGTCTGGAGCGTATTCAACTGATTCTGGAACACCAGAATATTGATGTTAGTTCCCTTGCTCCACTGGATGTATATTTTGTTGCTCTCGGTGAAGCTGCCGATCGTGAAGTCAACCGTCAGCTGTTTAAGCTTCGTCAATCGGGTCTGTCCGGCGAACGCGACTATCTCGGTCGCAAGATGAAAGCTCAGATGAAATCTGCTGACCGATTCAAAGCCCGTTACACTGCCATTCTGGGTGATGATGAGCTGGAGCGCGGGGAAATTGCCCTGAAGTCCATGGATACAGGTGAACAACAAACGGTGAAGCTGGATGATCTGGTATCTGCTATACGCGGAAGTAAATAA
- the uraA gene encoding uracil permease, translated as MQREIQVNQKMPLGSGSLLSLQHLFAMFGSTVLVPNLFGVDPSMILLMNGIGTLLYILMCKGKIPAYLGSSFAFIAPVSSVLIAHPDNGYSMALGAFIVTGVIFCIVALIIKYAGTGWINVVFPPAVMGAIVALIGLELVPVAAGMAGLINSNPAENPDWVPQAKPIILAMVTLGITVIGAVTFRGFPKIIHILIGIVSGYVLGYFMGEVKTENIANADFISLPTVTTPTFDWSVIFTILPVALVVIVEHIGHLLVTSSIVGKDLSKDPGLHRSLLGNGVSTILSGFVGSTPNTTYGENIGVMALTRVYSTYVIGGAAVIAIVLSFSGTFSALIANIPVPVMGGVSLLLFGVIAASGLRILVEQKVDFAKPTNLLLTTLVLVIGLSGTEITFYGIHLKGMALATIVGILLSLLFKLFEVLGWSNDQTEKQPLTEKTPD; from the coding sequence TTGCAACGTGAAATTCAGGTTAATCAAAAAATGCCGCTTGGCTCAGGATCGCTGCTGAGTCTGCAGCATTTGTTCGCCATGTTTGGCAGTACGGTACTCGTGCCGAACCTGTTCGGTGTCGATCCAAGTATGATCTTGCTTATGAACGGTATTGGAACATTGTTGTACATACTCATGTGTAAAGGAAAGATTCCGGCCTATCTTGGATCAAGCTTTGCTTTTATCGCACCTGTTTCTTCCGTATTAATAGCACACCCTGATAACGGATACTCCATGGCACTTGGAGCGTTCATCGTAACGGGAGTTATTTTCTGCATTGTAGCTCTTATCATCAAGTATGCGGGAACAGGCTGGATTAACGTGGTTTTCCCGCCTGCGGTTATGGGTGCCATTGTTGCGCTAATCGGTCTCGAGCTTGTCCCTGTAGCAGCCGGAATGGCTGGGCTGATCAATTCAAACCCTGCTGAGAACCCAGACTGGGTACCTCAAGCCAAACCAATTATTTTAGCCATGGTTACTCTTGGTATCACTGTTATTGGTGCAGTAACCTTCCGTGGGTTCCCCAAGATCATTCACATTCTAATCGGGATTGTATCCGGTTACGTGCTTGGATACTTTATGGGTGAGGTAAAAACCGAGAATATAGCGAACGCTGACTTTATCTCGCTGCCTACAGTAACGACACCTACATTTGACTGGTCTGTCATATTCACCATTTTGCCTGTGGCACTCGTTGTCATTGTTGAACACATCGGACATCTGCTTGTAACGAGCAGCATTGTGGGCAAAGATCTGTCTAAGGACCCGGGTCTGCATCGCTCCCTGCTCGGAAACGGCGTTTCAACCATTCTTTCTGGTTTTGTAGGGTCCACTCCGAATACTACTTATGGTGAGAATATTGGGGTTATGGCTCTGACCCGGGTTTACTCGACGTATGTTATCGGCGGCGCAGCCGTTATTGCAATCGTGCTTTCGTTCTCAGGTACGTTCTCGGCACTTATAGCTAACATTCCCGTTCCTGTTATGGGTGGTGTATCTTTACTTCTGTTCGGAGTTATTGCGGCATCCGGTTTGCGTATTCTGGTCGAACAGAAAGTGGATTTTGCCAAACCGACCAACCTGTTGCTAACTACCCTTGTACTCGTCATCGGACTTAGTGGTACTGAGATCACGTTTTATGGTATTCATCTCAAGGGAATGGCTCTGGCAACCATCGTCGGAATTCTGCTGAGCTTGTTGTTTAAATTATTTGAAGTACTGGGTTGGTCGAATGATCAAACGGAGAAACAGCCTTTAACCGAGAAAACTCCGGATTGA
- the recJ gene encoding single-stranded-DNA-specific exonuclease RecJ, giving the protein MLYSQYRWNTPNIDLEAAAGLSQALSVSSLVGRLLVSRGVHNESEAEQFLHPDLNQMHDPYLLLGMKEAVPRIQQAIEREEHILIYGDYDADGVSSTSLMIHLMRYLGASYDIYIPHRSNEGYGLHNHALDWAHQQGVTLVITVDTGISAVEQIAYAATLGMEVIVTDHHEPPEVLPEAYTLINPKLPDCPYPFKGLAGAGVALKLAQALIGEVPGEWMEIAAIGTVADLMPLEGENRVIVSYGVESMRGTRLPGVSALLEISGVDQTQVTSINIAFAMAPRINASGRLDHAGRAVSLLTTEDLDEAHTLAGQLDLLNRERQQVVEGILLEATTQLEQKIQLNSGAVPDVIVLAGEGWNVGVVGIVASKLLERYYRPTLILGIDPESGACKGSARSIEGLDIYEALTACKHTMDHYGGHPAAAGMSLHRDQLKELEAGLNEFAASVLTEEDFVPHRLADDECRISDVPLQVIQEIDRLQPFGMSNPSPRFVLRNVTVKETRTMGREKRHLKLVLEQDGQQLETVAFGKGALAEFLPPGSIIDVMGELSVNEWNGMRKPQLMLQDIQVPHAQVFDLRGSTEPLNAMKQFLSSLEIHLRYKSGSIGAIVRKETNVSEGNSLYEPCLWVYDRKVGLFPCNAAAQHYGQEQVRTLFVFDTPETPEQLDAMLALFSGAENIILLHGSGNRRDRLQMPSRELFKRIYMLVSKWRAEPVEEQEITPVLSRQCGCSPRMITMMLDVFEELSFITREAGKIVFVDNPPKRELTASRHYQALESMAETEQVMLDASTPQLTQWMISRMKGVS; this is encoded by the coding sequence TTGCTTTATTCGCAATACCGGTGGAACACACCGAATATCGATTTGGAGGCGGCTGCGGGACTCTCGCAGGCGCTTTCCGTTTCATCACTTGTTGGACGTTTGCTGGTCAGTCGGGGGGTTCATAATGAATCAGAGGCAGAACAATTTCTGCATCCTGATCTGAATCAGATGCATGATCCTTATCTGCTTCTAGGCATGAAAGAAGCTGTGCCCCGAATCCAGCAGGCTATTGAGCGTGAAGAACATATTTTAATATATGGGGACTACGATGCGGACGGAGTATCCAGTACATCTCTGATGATCCATCTGATGCGTTATCTCGGTGCTTCTTATGATATCTATATTCCTCATCGTTCCAATGAAGGCTACGGGTTACACAATCACGCCTTGGATTGGGCTCATCAACAAGGAGTCACGCTGGTGATTACGGTAGATACCGGAATCAGTGCGGTAGAGCAGATTGCTTATGCTGCAACACTGGGAATGGAAGTCATTGTGACGGATCATCATGAACCACCTGAAGTTTTGCCTGAGGCTTATACACTCATTAATCCCAAGCTTCCGGACTGTCCTTACCCTTTTAAAGGGTTAGCTGGTGCGGGTGTAGCGCTGAAGCTGGCTCAGGCATTGATCGGAGAAGTGCCTGGAGAATGGATGGAAATTGCCGCTATTGGTACGGTTGCCGATTTGATGCCTTTGGAAGGCGAGAACCGGGTTATCGTCAGTTATGGTGTTGAGTCCATGCGAGGTACACGTCTGCCTGGTGTAAGTGCTCTGCTTGAAATTAGTGGTGTGGATCAAACTCAGGTCACCTCAATCAATATTGCCTTTGCAATGGCTCCGCGTATTAATGCAAGTGGACGTCTGGATCATGCTGGCAGAGCAGTATCGCTGCTTACAACCGAGGATCTGGATGAGGCACACACTCTGGCAGGCCAACTGGACTTGCTGAATCGTGAAAGGCAACAGGTTGTTGAGGGTATACTTCTGGAAGCGACAACCCAGTTGGAGCAGAAAATCCAGCTTAATTCCGGAGCAGTGCCGGACGTCATCGTTTTGGCGGGAGAAGGCTGGAATGTTGGAGTTGTAGGTATCGTAGCTTCCAAGTTACTTGAACGGTATTATCGGCCAACGCTTATCCTGGGCATTGACCCGGAGAGCGGCGCTTGTAAAGGCTCAGCACGCTCCATAGAGGGGCTGGACATCTATGAGGCATTAACTGCTTGCAAACACACGATGGACCATTATGGTGGTCATCCAGCTGCAGCAGGCATGAGCCTTCATCGTGATCAACTTAAAGAGCTGGAAGCAGGATTGAATGAGTTTGCGGCATCCGTGCTGACAGAGGAGGACTTTGTGCCCCATCGTCTTGCAGATGACGAATGCAGAATCAGTGATGTACCATTGCAGGTCATTCAAGAGATCGACAGACTCCAGCCGTTTGGCATGAGTAATCCTTCTCCACGTTTTGTATTGCGCAATGTGACTGTCAAAGAAACACGGACGATGGGACGGGAAAAACGTCATCTGAAATTGGTTTTGGAGCAGGATGGTCAGCAATTGGAGACGGTAGCCTTTGGCAAGGGAGCTTTAGCTGAGTTTCTGCCTCCAGGCTCCATCATTGATGTTATGGGCGAGTTGTCCGTTAATGAGTGGAACGGGATGAGGAAACCACAATTAATGCTGCAGGACATCCAGGTTCCACATGCGCAAGTGTTTGATTTGCGAGGTAGTACGGAGCCTCTGAACGCGATGAAGCAGTTCTTGAGTTCGCTTGAAATACATCTACGATACAAGTCAGGCTCAATTGGTGCCATCGTTCGGAAAGAAACGAATGTTTCCGAGGGAAATTCATTGTATGAACCGTGCCTTTGGGTATATGATAGAAAGGTCGGTTTGTTTCCGTGCAATGCTGCCGCGCAGCATTATGGGCAGGAACAGGTCCGGACGTTATTTGTGTTTGATACGCCGGAAACCCCGGAACAACTTGATGCAATGCTGGCTTTATTCAGCGGAGCCGAGAATATCATCCTTCTGCACGGATCAGGCAACCGCCGAGATCGCCTTCAGATGCCCTCCAGAGAACTCTTCAAGCGTATTTATATGCTGGTGTCCAAATGGAGAGCTGAACCCGTGGAGGAACAAGAGATCACTCCTGTGCTCAGTCGTCAGTGTGGCTGCTCGCCGCGCATGATTACCATGATGTTGGATGTTTTTGAGGAGTTATCGTTCATTACCCGAGAAGCTGGAAAGATTGTGTTTGTGGATAACCCACCCAAGCGTGAGCTAACCGCTTCGCGTCATTATCAGGCGCTGGAGAGCATGGCCGAGACAGAGCAGGTGATGCTGGATGCATCGACCCCTCAGCTGACACAATGGATGATATCCCGGATGAAGGGCGTATCTTAG
- a CDS encoding SEC-C metal-binding domain-containing protein, with translation MSKVGRNDLCPCGSGKKYKKCCLGKEPSAVESILGLISTEQHVQEVSIQPESKLTLTKLKKMVERELKWEHQAHEQLALQLIENMRNHYERELILEALVLWNGYSRQTRPTVKKTGSFFAAIEYLLSEEYGFNVSKAELSDKYEVTTSTISRKVKEMFEYIEEYGMGGETDELMILNSLGTSKDKAQALLHKAMEASSSKRRIQLAKTALEMYSDSSDAYRILAEESDNESDARAYLKAGIAAGERELGELFFEKNKGDFWALHETRPYIRICKSYAESCWFGGDTNEAAQILEHILELNTEDNTGARYLLAAVYLYSNQLEQAEQLMEKYGKGDAAAAFAYDQIILEYKKNGITSQLKMLYRVARGVNNHVPDYLLGLKQLPYNLPDFVGMGNSDEAIEYVIMHSRLWANVPDLLKWMLKQ, from the coding sequence TTGAGTAAGGTTGGAAGAAATGATTTATGCCCGTGCGGAAGCGGGAAAAAATATAAGAAATGCTGTCTGGGCAAGGAGCCTTCTGCGGTAGAATCCATACTGGGGCTGATATCAACGGAGCAGCATGTCCAGGAAGTCTCGATTCAGCCTGAGAGCAAACTAACCTTGACCAAACTGAAAAAGATGGTGGAGCGCGAACTGAAATGGGAGCATCAGGCTCACGAACAGCTGGCCCTGCAGCTTATTGAGAACATGAGGAACCATTACGAGCGGGAGCTGATATTGGAAGCTCTGGTGCTATGGAATGGCTATTCCCGTCAGACCCGCCCTACTGTGAAGAAGACAGGCTCGTTCTTTGCTGCAATCGAGTACTTGCTGTCTGAGGAATACGGCTTCAATGTTTCGAAGGCTGAGCTGTCAGATAAATATGAGGTAACGACATCAACGATCTCCCGAAAGGTTAAGGAGATGTTCGAATACATCGAAGAATACGGCATGGGTGGCGAAACGGACGAGCTGATGATTCTGAACAGCCTAGGTACATCGAAGGACAAAGCACAGGCTCTGCTACATAAGGCGATGGAAGCTAGTTCTTCCAAACGCAGAATACAGCTGGCGAAAACGGCCCTGGAGATGTATTCAGACAGCTCTGATGCATATCGTATTCTGGCTGAGGAATCGGACAATGAGTCTGATGCACGAGCTTACCTCAAGGCCGGAATCGCTGCTGGCGAACGCGAATTGGGCGAACTGTTTTTTGAGAAGAACAAGGGGGACTTCTGGGCGCTTCATGAGACTCGTCCATATATCCGGATATGCAAAAGCTACGCCGAATCCTGCTGGTTTGGTGGAGATACCAACGAAGCGGCACAAATCCTGGAGCATATTTTGGAGCTTAATACGGAAGACAATACCGGAGCGCGTTACCTGCTCGCTGCTGTGTATTTGTACAGCAACCAATTGGAGCAGGCAGAGCAACTGATGGAGAAGTATGGGAAAGGTGACGCTGCAGCCGCCTTTGCCTATGACCAGATCATTCTGGAGTATAAGAAGAACGGAATCACCTCCCAGCTCAAAATGCTGTACCGTGTGGCCCGGGGTGTGAACAACCATGTGCCTGATTATCTGCTGGGTTTGAAGCAGCTGCCGTATAACCTCCCTGATTTTGTCGGGATGGGCAATTCCGACGAAGCGATTGAATATGTCATTATGCACTCCCGTCTATGGGCGAATGTGCCGGATCTGCTGAAGTGGATGCTGAAACAATAG